The nucleotide sequence CGTCGGTTTCTCGGCACGGCCTCCCTCGCCGGTTCGTACTTCATCGCCGCCGGCCGGCCGGCCTGGAGCGATGCCGCCAACGAGCGGCTCAACGTCGCCTGCATCGGAGTCGGCGGCAAGGGAAGCAGCGATTCCGACAACGCAGCCATGTTCGGCAACGTGATCGCGATCTGCGACGTCGATCGCAAGACGCTCGCGAGCAAGGGCAACGCCGAGCGGTTCAAAGAGGCCGAACATTTCACCGACTACCGGGAACTGCTCGCCAAGCACGGGCCGAAGATCGACATCTGCGTGGTCAGCACGCCGGACCACATGCACGCGCCGGTCACGCTCGACGCCCTGCGCATGGGCATCTCCTGCTACACCCAGAAGCCGCTGACGCGGACGCTCTACGAGTCGCGGCTCATCGCCCGGCTGGCGGCGGAGGCGGAGAAGAAGGGGGCCTGCACGCAGATGGGCAACCAGGGGACGTCGCTGGCCACGTCCCGCGAGGCGATCGCGATGATCGAGGCCGGCGTCCTCGGCACACCCGTCGCCGTGCATGCCTGGTCGAACCGTCCAATCTGGGCCCAGGGGCCGAAGCGGCGCATGACGCTCCGCACCTACCAGGCCCAGGCCCTGGCCGAGGTCGAGGAGACGGAGGCACCGCACGTCAGCGCGGAGCAGGTGGCCAGGATCGTGGCAGACCTCGTCGCCCAGAAGCGGATGGAGGTGGAGAAGGCGCTCACGCAGCTTGACTGGAAGAACTGGCTCGGCGTCGCGCCGCCGCGCGAGTTCTGGCCCGGCCTCTATCACTCGTTCCAGCATCGGGGCTGGTGGGACTTCGGCACGGGCGCCCTCGGCGACATGGCCTGCCACATGCTCACCGTCCCGTACGCGGCCCTCGAACTTCGCGACCCGGACTCGGTCGTGGCCCGGACCACGGGGCACGATTTCGACAGTTTTCCCGCCAGTTCGACGATCCGCTACGAGTTCGCCGCCACCAAGCGCCGGCCCGCCATTCCGCTCTGGTGGTACGACCGCAAGGGCAACAAGCCACCGGCCGAGGTGTTCGCGAAGTGGGGCATCGACGAAGTCGGCGACCGCGGCGTGCTCATCGTCGGCGAGAAGGGCGCGTTCCTCAGCCTCGACGACTACTGCTCGAAGTACGAGCTCAAGGGAGTCGAGAAGATGAAGGTCGACTTCGAGCCGGCCGAGGATCTGGGCAAGGGCTTCGACGTCAACAACATGTACGAGTTCTTCCGGGCCAAGCAGGCGGGCCAGCCGCGGCTCGCCAAGTCCAACTTCGTCGATCGGGCCTGCGGCCTCACGGAAACCGTCCTCCTCGGCAACCTCGCCGTCTGGGCCGCGGCCAAGGGAGGCGACAACGGCGGCATGGGTGAATGGGGCGAGACGATCGAATGGGATGGCGGCAAGCTGGAGGCCCGGAACCTCACCGCCCTGAAGACGCCCGGCATCGCCGGCCTGATCAAGCCGACCTACCCCGCCGGCTACCGGCTCGATTCCTGACGCGGAGATCGGTCATGCAAGCACACACCGCCGCGCCGCAGCGGCCTGCCCGCGGCTGCTGCCCGTCGTGGCTCTCCCGAACGGCGCAAGCCGTCTGCGTCGCTTGGGCGGCGCTGACCTGCAGCGCGGACGACGGGGCCGCGGTGCGCCGCCGGCTCGACGCCCTCGGGCCGACCGCGAAATACACCGTCGACGACGCCGGCCGGCTGACTGCGATCACGATCGAGGACGGCGCCGCCGTCAGCGCGGCCGACGTGGCGGCCTTCGCGGCGCTTCCCGACCTGCGCCGTCTGCAGATTCTCGACTGCCGCGCCCTCGACGACGCGATGGTCGCCGACCTGACGAGCGGGGCGAAGCTGGAGTCGCTCGCCGTCACCAACTCGCTCCTCGGCGACGCGTCGGTGGAGGCGATTGCCAAGGCCTTTCCCGATCTCATCGAGCTCGACCTGTCCTCGAACACCAACCTCTCGGCTGCCGCCATCAAGTGGATCGCCGAGCTCGGCAAGTTGCGCAAGCTGACGCTGATGCAGACCCGGCTCAACGACCTCGGCAGCCGGCGGCTGGCGAAGCTCCGTGACCTCGAGACGCTCGACCTGCGCGGCAACATGGAGGCGGGCGACATGACGCTGGCGGTGATCGCCGGACTGCCGAAACTGCGGAGCCTCAAGCACCGCAGCTCGGCGGTGACCGACGAGGGCCTCGCCCGGCTCGCCGAGAGCACGTCGCTGGAGTCGCTGCTGATCCAGGATTTCGCGATCAGCAGTGCGGCTGGTCCGCACCTGGCGAAGCTGCGCACGCTCGAATCGCTGGAGGTCTTGCGCTGCCCGGGGTTCGGCTCCGAAGGGGTGCTGGCTCTCGCGGGCCTGCCCCTCACCCGGCTCACGCTCCGCGACCTGCCCGACGTCGGCGACGACGCGTTGGCCGTGCTCTCCACACTCCCCGCCCTGCGCCGGCTGGCATTGCACGAGCTCGCCTCCGTCGGCGACAAGGGCGTTGCCCAGCTCGCCACGGCCCGTCAGCTCCAGTCGCTCGACATCTGGAGCCTGCCGTCACTGACCGACGCGACGGCCGAGGTGATCGCGGGGCTACCCGCGGTCGAGGAGCTCTCGATCCGCGAGACCGGCATGACGGAGGCGGCGGTTCTGAAGTTCGCCGCCCTGCCCGGCCTGCAGTCGCTGACGTTCAAGAACAACGGCCCGCTCTCGGCGGCCGCGGTGGCGAAGCTCAAGGAACGGCGCTGGAAGAAGCTCGACCTCGGTGCCGCGACCGCCGGCGGCCGGTAAACGGCAAATCGGCCAGCCCCGCTCTGGGGAGTTCGTGGTCGGCGCTTACGGAGCCTCCCGCGTGGCGGCTGTCTCCGACTGCAGCCAAATGACGCCTGGTGTTGTCTGCCCGGAAGGCTGCCGTCACTCGGTCACGGTGTCGGCCGGTTGGGTGGCGACTTCAACCGCGGCCTCGACGGCTGCGGGCGGCGTCTCGGCGGCCGCTTCGGCCTTCGGTTCGACGGCCGACTCCTCGTCACGGGCAGCGGCCTGTTCCGGTGCGCCGCTGACCGGCGTCTCGGTGTCGATCGCTTTCTCGACAAGTGGCAAGCCCACGGCGACCGTCGGCGGCACGTCGGCTCCGGCCGGCGTGTCCGCGTCGGTCTCCTCCTGCAGGCAGGTGACGATCTGCCGCAGGCCGTCGAGTTGCACGGCGATCGCCTCGGTGGCCTCGCCGAGCAACCGCTGCTGCCGCGACCGCATCTGCACGGCGGCCGCGTTCATGGCCTGCTGCTGCGTTCGTAATTCCTCCGCCTGCTGCCGCATCACGTCCTCGACACCCGCGATCGCCTTCGTGACGGCCGCCAGCATCTCGTCGCGGCCGACGCGGGTCGCGTCCTGGTGGGCTGCGAGCCGATCCTCGGTGTCGCGACGGAACCGTGCGAACTCCAGCGTCAGTTCCGAAAGGTGGCGACCGTGTTGCCCGACGGCCTCCGCATCGCGGGTCGCCACCCGCTCGAGGGCCGCCAGGGCAGTCTGCGTGTCGCGGCCGGCTGCCTTGATCGTCGTCAGCGCGGCGGCCAGATCGGCCATGGCACCGGCCTGCGCGGCAAGTTGGCCATCGACCCGCCGGAACGCCGTCTGCGAGTCGGTGGTCGAACGTTCCACCAGCGTCGTGAGCGCCCGGAGCCCACTGTCGATCACGGCCGCCTTGTCGCCCAGTCGCCAGGTCAGGCTCGTGGCCGCGAAGCCGAGCACGGCAGCACTGCCGGCCAGCCAGAGCAGCGGCCGCTGCGCGGCCGGGCCGCCGACGGATGTGCGGTCGATCCGCGCGTCCGGCGTGGTGATCGGGTCATGGATGGATGTCATGCCTGGGCCCTCGCGACAGGAAATCGGGCGGCGTTCCTCGCCCCCCGACGTCTCCATCGGAACCCCCTCGCCCTGCCTTGAAAGGCCGTCTGTTCGGGCGGCCAAGTCGGGCCGGCGGGTCCACCCAGTCGGCAAACCTCCACAATCGCCCGATCGCCGTCGCCGGGCTGGCAGTGGCTGAAACCCTGTTCTCAGGGCAGTCACGACGGACCGCCCACATCACAATGTAGGACTCCTGAGAACGCTCACAATCGGCAGAGTATTTCCC is from Planctomycetia bacterium and encodes:
- a CDS encoding NADH-dependent dehydrogenase; translation: MALASRRRFLGTASLAGSYFIAAGRPAWSDAANERLNVACIGVGGKGSSDSDNAAMFGNVIAICDVDRKTLASKGNAERFKEAEHFTDYRELLAKHGPKIDICVVSTPDHMHAPVTLDALRMGISCYTQKPLTRTLYESRLIARLAAEAEKKGACTQMGNQGTSLATSREAIAMIEAGVLGTPVAVHAWSNRPIWAQGPKRRMTLRTYQAQALAEVEETEAPHVSAEQVARIVADLVAQKRMEVEKALTQLDWKNWLGVAPPREFWPGLYHSFQHRGWWDFGTGALGDMACHMLTVPYAALELRDPDSVVARTTGHDFDSFPASSTIRYEFAATKRRPAIPLWWYDRKGNKPPAEVFAKWGIDEVGDRGVLIVGEKGAFLSLDDYCSKYELKGVEKMKVDFEPAEDLGKGFDVNNMYEFFRAKQAGQPRLAKSNFVDRACGLTETVLLGNLAVWAAAKGGDNGGMGEWGETIEWDGGKLEARNLTALKTPGIAGLIKPTYPAGYRLDS